A window of Ipomoea triloba cultivar NCNSP0323 chromosome 2, ASM357664v1 contains these coding sequences:
- the LOC116010330 gene encoding uncharacterized protein LOC116010330 isoform X1, translating to MGFFSKSSWLVLHCWVFLVLSLRAQPNAASEVSIRFLKTPSPFSNQNSTKFVFQVLVGDNSSDVCKDCPTTCKLDDHVPSDCHGGMVSYAALQDGFHTFEACTNGSRGVGCASHNWTVDTVPPTAYLMASTSFTNATNITVNISFTEPCGFGCSSVNSCNLFVYGSGQVLPSTLRVIQPNLTYSVVVSLPTSSQFGKVTIVTDKSFCTDAAGNKFTRTENSSLVVHYDRRNVLVNLRTHIPERLLKINAKTRTVLATNNANKLKVYLYFTEPVVNSSTQILGSLNTSEGSLTPINGKSLGNRRFGFELKDISKTAILTVSFDSNSVISRQGTLVSYVGPVTFLYDSQRPTVRLSITSTMRTSEKQIPIVINFIKPVFGFNSSLISISGGQVKSFQEISRSTYGLFLQADGDLVSISVPENVTEDVAGNRNLPSNILQLKHYSVPMISRVLSIFATTAFAVTAFVAGLLTISTASLQSIGAFSRPTSLLTSEPTRSVFRMASHIQIFAMSRWLPVVLPVEYYEFARGLQWSVPYFNLPWETEQMQQFMVGSSTPSGNSYSSKIHDSGLFHGVKPDLEHVGVDPTVYGLPLTPMEYGSVFESHNVLPEADFIWDPQNSNGWREFDRTMFWLALIFGSLLLLHALLLCILKFRKDTKKKWSYGALIFPRLEIFLLILALPGVCKSSVALIKGGMCSGIIVGILLLGIVSFLLLGLFLFLSVGITCGKLLQYKEVHQVGQKFHWYQELVRVTLGPGKRGQWTWKEERDSTYLTIFGPLFEDLRGPPKYMLSQIAGGNLSKRRDRIIASDDETEDAEAPFIQKVFGILRIYYTFLDAAKRVALGIVAGAYLKNWSSRTPTILMLSIAAFQLFFMVLKKPFIKKKVQLVEILSVTSEVGIFTMCTVLLDWQFSARDETRIGIFMLALCIIALLAEMANEWYALYRQVKRLDPADNSFCVGLKAASIGFLLFFFPHRLIKKLDTKCSLFKRGGGEGESTETTTTPSLDKSRSTTDTRNSGEKSWVRQIRELAKSSFSREGSPADPSTSRTGTRWSDFWNSKRSGSSSVDSSADAKTKPRGLYKDLEAIFASK from the exons ATGGGATTTTTTAGTAAGAGTTCATGGTTGGTTCTGCATTGCtgggtttttcttgttttgAGTCTGAGAGCTCAACCTAATGCTGCTTCCGAGGTCTCTATTAGGTTCTTGAAGACCCCTTCACCATTTTCAAATCAAAATTCAACCAAATTTGTTTTTCAAGTCCTGGTTGGAGACAACAGTAGTGATGTTTGTAAAGATTGTCCCACAACTTGCAAG CTGGATGACCACGTACCTTCGGATTGTCATGGCGGAATGGTTTCTTATGCAGCATTGCAGGATGGATTTCATACCTTTGAAGCTTGCACGAACGGGTCTCGTGGCGTTGGGTGTGCTAGCCACAACTGGACAGTTG ACACGGTTCCTCCTACAGCATACCTTATGGCCTCAACCTCTTTTACAAATGCTACAAATATTACTGTAAATATATCCTTCACCGAACCTTGCGGTTTTGGATGCTCCTCTGTAAATTCGTGCAAT CTTTTTGTCTATGGTTCAGGCCAAGTTTTGCCAAGTACACTTCGTGTCATTCAGCCAAACCTCACATATTCTGTTGTTGTGAGTTTGCCGACAAGTTCTCAATTTGGAAAGGTGACCATAGTGACAGATAAAAGTTTCTGTACAGACGCTGCTGGAAACAAATTTACGAGGACAGAAAATTCGTCTTTAGTTGTACATTATG ATAGAAGAAATGTTTTGGTGAACTTGAGAACTCACATACCAGaaaggctactcaaaattaATGCAAAAACTAGGACGGTACTGGCAACTAATAATGCAAACAAGCTTAAGGTGTATTTATACTTCACCGAACCAGTAGTTAACTCATCTACTCAAATTTTGGGTTCTCTTAACACGAGTGAAGGATCACTTACACCTATTAACGGGAAAAGCCTTGGAAACCGTAGATTTGGTTTTGAG CTAAAAGATATATCCAAGACGGCCATACTCACAGTGAGCTTTGATTCAAACTCAGTAATAAGCAGACAGGGAACCCTGGTTTCTTATGTTGGCCCAGTTACTTTTCTATATG ATTCTCAACGACCTACTGTAAGGTTGAGCATAACATCTACGATGAGGACTAGTGAAAAGCAGATTCCTATTGTGATAAACTTTATCAAGCCCGTCTTTGGATTTAATTCATCTTTGATATCTATAAGCGGTGGACAAGTCAAGAG CTTTCAGGAAATAAGTCGGAGCACATATGGTCTTTTTTTGCAAGCGGATGGTGATTTAGTTTCTATCAGCGTGCCCGAGAATGTTACAGAGGATGTTGCGGGAAATAGGAACCTACCATCAAATATTCTCCAACTGAAGCACT ATTCTGTACCCATGATATCCCGGGTTCTTTCAATCTTTGCAACCACCGCTTTTGCAGTGACAGCTTTTGTTGCGGGGCTTCTCACCATTTCGACTGCTAGCCTTCAGTCTATTGGTGCATTCTCGAGACCAACTTCACTTTTGACGTCTGAACCCACAAGAAGTGTTTTT AGAATGGCAAGCCACATACAGATTTTTGCAATGTCAAGGTGGTTACCGGTTGTCTTGCCAGTTGAATACTATGAATTTGCGAGAGGCCTGCAGTGGAGTGTTCCCTACTTTAACCTCCCGTGGGAAACCGAGCAAATGCAGCAGTTCATGGTGGGATCGAGTACTCCATCGGGCAATTCATATAGTTCGAAAATACATGATTCTGGACTTTTCCATGGTGTTAAACCAGACCTAGAACACGTGGGCGTTGATCCAACAGTTTATGGGTTACCGTTAACCCCTATGGAATATGGATCAGTATTTGAG AGCCACAATGTTTTGCCCGAAGCTGACTTCATCTGGGATCCACAAAATTCAAACGG ATGGAGGGAGTTCGATAGAACGATGTTTTGGTTAGCTTTAATTTTTGGCAGCTTGCTCTTGCTTCACGCTTTGCTCCTTTGCATTCTAAAATTCCGAAAGGACACAAAAAAGAAGTGGAGCTATGGAGCTTTGATATTTCCAAGGCTCGAGATTTTTCTCCTAATTCTTGCACTACCCGGTGTTTGCAAATCCTCGGTAGCTCTAATCAAAG GTGGAATGTGTTCGGGTATAATAGTTGGTATTCTGCTACTGGGCATAGTATCATTTCTGCTGCTCGGGTTGTTCTTGTTCCTCTCGGTTGGCATAACTTGCGGGAAGCTACTTCAATACAAGGAGGTTCATCAAGTAGGGCAGAAATTTCACTGGTATCAAGAACTAGTTAGAGTAACCTTAGGTCCTGGCAAAAGAGGCCAGTGGACATGGAAAGAGGAGCGCGATTCGACATATCTAACCATTTTCGGTCCTTTGTTCGAGGATCTAAGGGGTCCGCCAAAGTACATGTTGTCTCAGATTGCAGGAGGGAATCTCAGCAAGCGTCGGGACAGGATCATTGCATCAGACGACGAAACAGAAGACGCTGAGGCTCCTTTCATTCAGAAGGTCTTCGGGATCCTGAGGATATACTACACGTTTCTCGACGCTGCAAAGCGAGTGGCTCTTGGGATCGTGGCTGGGGCGTATTTAAAGAACTGGTCGTCTAGGACGCCCACGATCCTCATGCTTTCCATCGCGGCCTTCCAGCTCTTCTTCATGGTGCTTAAGAAGCCCTTCATAAAGAAGAAAGTGCAGTTAGTTGAGATTCTATCGGTCACCAGTGAAGTTGGCATTTTCACTATGTGCACCGTCCTCTTGGATTGGCAATTCTCAGCCAGAGACGAGACGAGGATTGGGATCTTCATGCTCGCGCTATGCATAATTGCATTGCTAGCAGAAATGGCAAACGAATGGTACGCTTTATACAGGCAGGTAAAGCGGTTAGACCCTGCTGACAACTCATTCTGTGTAGGCCTTAAAGCAGCATCCATAGGATTCCTTCTGTTCTTCTTTCCTCACAGACTGATCAAAAAGCTCGACACCAAGTGCTCGTTGTTTAAGAGGGGCGGGGGGGAAGGCGAGAGCACAGAAACCACCACCACGCCTTCTCTCGATAAAAGCAGGAGTACTACAGATACTAGAAACTCGGGTGAGAAGTCGTGGGTAAGACAAA
- the LOC116010330 gene encoding uncharacterized protein LOC116010330 isoform X2 produces the protein MVSYAALQDGFHTFEACTNGSRGVGCASHNWTVDTVPPTAYLMASTSFTNATNITVNISFTEPCGFGCSSVNSCNLFVYGSGQVLPSTLRVIQPNLTYSVVVSLPTSSQFGKVTIVTDKSFCTDAAGNKFTRTENSSLVVHYDRRNVLVNLRTHIPERLLKINAKTRTVLATNNANKLKVYLYFTEPVVNSSTQILGSLNTSEGSLTPINGKSLGNRRFGFELKDISKTAILTVSFDSNSVISRQGTLVSYVGPVTFLYDSQRPTVRLSITSTMRTSEKQIPIVINFIKPVFGFNSSLISISGGQVKSFQEISRSTYGLFLQADGDLVSISVPENVTEDVAGNRNLPSNILQLKHYSVPMISRVLSIFATTAFAVTAFVAGLLTISTASLQSIGAFSRPTSLLTSEPTRSVFRMASHIQIFAMSRWLPVVLPVEYYEFARGLQWSVPYFNLPWETEQMQQFMVGSSTPSGNSYSSKIHDSGLFHGVKPDLEHVGVDPTVYGLPLTPMEYGSVFESHNVLPEADFIWDPQNSNGWREFDRTMFWLALIFGSLLLLHALLLCILKFRKDTKKKWSYGALIFPRLEIFLLILALPGVCKSSVALIKGGMCSGIIVGILLLGIVSFLLLGLFLFLSVGITCGKLLQYKEVHQVGQKFHWYQELVRVTLGPGKRGQWTWKEERDSTYLTIFGPLFEDLRGPPKYMLSQIAGGNLSKRRDRIIASDDETEDAEAPFIQKVFGILRIYYTFLDAAKRVALGIVAGAYLKNWSSRTPTILMLSIAAFQLFFMVLKKPFIKKKVQLVEILSVTSEVGIFTMCTVLLDWQFSARDETRIGIFMLALCIIALLAEMANEWYALYRQVKRLDPADNSFCVGLKAASIGFLLFFFPHRLIKKLDTKCSLFKRGGGEGESTETTTTPSLDKSRSTTDTRNSGEKSWVRQIRELAKSSFSREGSPADPSTSRTGTRWSDFWNSKRSGSSSVDSSADAKTKPRGLYKDLEAIFASK, from the exons ATGGTTTCTTATGCAGCATTGCAGGATGGATTTCATACCTTTGAAGCTTGCACGAACGGGTCTCGTGGCGTTGGGTGTGCTAGCCACAACTGGACAGTTG ACACGGTTCCTCCTACAGCATACCTTATGGCCTCAACCTCTTTTACAAATGCTACAAATATTACTGTAAATATATCCTTCACCGAACCTTGCGGTTTTGGATGCTCCTCTGTAAATTCGTGCAAT CTTTTTGTCTATGGTTCAGGCCAAGTTTTGCCAAGTACACTTCGTGTCATTCAGCCAAACCTCACATATTCTGTTGTTGTGAGTTTGCCGACAAGTTCTCAATTTGGAAAGGTGACCATAGTGACAGATAAAAGTTTCTGTACAGACGCTGCTGGAAACAAATTTACGAGGACAGAAAATTCGTCTTTAGTTGTACATTATG ATAGAAGAAATGTTTTGGTGAACTTGAGAACTCACATACCAGaaaggctactcaaaattaATGCAAAAACTAGGACGGTACTGGCAACTAATAATGCAAACAAGCTTAAGGTGTATTTATACTTCACCGAACCAGTAGTTAACTCATCTACTCAAATTTTGGGTTCTCTTAACACGAGTGAAGGATCACTTACACCTATTAACGGGAAAAGCCTTGGAAACCGTAGATTTGGTTTTGAG CTAAAAGATATATCCAAGACGGCCATACTCACAGTGAGCTTTGATTCAAACTCAGTAATAAGCAGACAGGGAACCCTGGTTTCTTATGTTGGCCCAGTTACTTTTCTATATG ATTCTCAACGACCTACTGTAAGGTTGAGCATAACATCTACGATGAGGACTAGTGAAAAGCAGATTCCTATTGTGATAAACTTTATCAAGCCCGTCTTTGGATTTAATTCATCTTTGATATCTATAAGCGGTGGACAAGTCAAGAG CTTTCAGGAAATAAGTCGGAGCACATATGGTCTTTTTTTGCAAGCGGATGGTGATTTAGTTTCTATCAGCGTGCCCGAGAATGTTACAGAGGATGTTGCGGGAAATAGGAACCTACCATCAAATATTCTCCAACTGAAGCACT ATTCTGTACCCATGATATCCCGGGTTCTTTCAATCTTTGCAACCACCGCTTTTGCAGTGACAGCTTTTGTTGCGGGGCTTCTCACCATTTCGACTGCTAGCCTTCAGTCTATTGGTGCATTCTCGAGACCAACTTCACTTTTGACGTCTGAACCCACAAGAAGTGTTTTT AGAATGGCAAGCCACATACAGATTTTTGCAATGTCAAGGTGGTTACCGGTTGTCTTGCCAGTTGAATACTATGAATTTGCGAGAGGCCTGCAGTGGAGTGTTCCCTACTTTAACCTCCCGTGGGAAACCGAGCAAATGCAGCAGTTCATGGTGGGATCGAGTACTCCATCGGGCAATTCATATAGTTCGAAAATACATGATTCTGGACTTTTCCATGGTGTTAAACCAGACCTAGAACACGTGGGCGTTGATCCAACAGTTTATGGGTTACCGTTAACCCCTATGGAATATGGATCAGTATTTGAG AGCCACAATGTTTTGCCCGAAGCTGACTTCATCTGGGATCCACAAAATTCAAACGG ATGGAGGGAGTTCGATAGAACGATGTTTTGGTTAGCTTTAATTTTTGGCAGCTTGCTCTTGCTTCACGCTTTGCTCCTTTGCATTCTAAAATTCCGAAAGGACACAAAAAAGAAGTGGAGCTATGGAGCTTTGATATTTCCAAGGCTCGAGATTTTTCTCCTAATTCTTGCACTACCCGGTGTTTGCAAATCCTCGGTAGCTCTAATCAAAG GTGGAATGTGTTCGGGTATAATAGTTGGTATTCTGCTACTGGGCATAGTATCATTTCTGCTGCTCGGGTTGTTCTTGTTCCTCTCGGTTGGCATAACTTGCGGGAAGCTACTTCAATACAAGGAGGTTCATCAAGTAGGGCAGAAATTTCACTGGTATCAAGAACTAGTTAGAGTAACCTTAGGTCCTGGCAAAAGAGGCCAGTGGACATGGAAAGAGGAGCGCGATTCGACATATCTAACCATTTTCGGTCCTTTGTTCGAGGATCTAAGGGGTCCGCCAAAGTACATGTTGTCTCAGATTGCAGGAGGGAATCTCAGCAAGCGTCGGGACAGGATCATTGCATCAGACGACGAAACAGAAGACGCTGAGGCTCCTTTCATTCAGAAGGTCTTCGGGATCCTGAGGATATACTACACGTTTCTCGACGCTGCAAAGCGAGTGGCTCTTGGGATCGTGGCTGGGGCGTATTTAAAGAACTGGTCGTCTAGGACGCCCACGATCCTCATGCTTTCCATCGCGGCCTTCCAGCTCTTCTTCATGGTGCTTAAGAAGCCCTTCATAAAGAAGAAAGTGCAGTTAGTTGAGATTCTATCGGTCACCAGTGAAGTTGGCATTTTCACTATGTGCACCGTCCTCTTGGATTGGCAATTCTCAGCCAGAGACGAGACGAGGATTGGGATCTTCATGCTCGCGCTATGCATAATTGCATTGCTAGCAGAAATGGCAAACGAATGGTACGCTTTATACAGGCAGGTAAAGCGGTTAGACCCTGCTGACAACTCATTCTGTGTAGGCCTTAAAGCAGCATCCATAGGATTCCTTCTGTTCTTCTTTCCTCACAGACTGATCAAAAAGCTCGACACCAAGTGCTCGTTGTTTAAGAGGGGCGGGGGGGAAGGCGAGAGCACAGAAACCACCACCACGCCTTCTCTCGATAAAAGCAGGAGTACTACAGATACTAGAAACTCGGGTGAGAAGTCGTGGGTAAGACAAA